A section of the Delphinus delphis chromosome 1, mDelDel1.2, whole genome shotgun sequence genome encodes:
- the GPR153 gene encoding probable G-protein coupled receptor 153: MSDERRLPGSAVGWLACGGLSLLANAWGILSVGAKQKKWKPLEFLLCMLAATHMLNVAVPIATYAVVQLRRQRPDYEWNEGLCKVFVSTFYTLTLATCFSVTSLSYHRMWMVRWPVNYRLSNAKKQAVHTVMGIWMVSFILSALPAVGWHDTSERFYTHGCHFIVAEIGLGFGVCFLLLVGGSVAMGVVCTAIALFQTLAVQVGRRADRHAFTVPTIVVEDAQGKRRSSIDGSEPARTSLQITGLVATIVVIYDCLMGFPVLVVSFSSLWADASAPWMALCVLWCSVTQALLLPVFLWACDRYRADLKAVWEKCMALMANDEDSGDETSLEGGIPPDLVLDRSLDYSYGGDFVALDRTAKYELSALEGDLPQFYPLRPLQEDKMQYLQVPPTRRFSHDDADVWAAVPLPTFLPRWGSGEDLAALVLPGGPDRRRGGLLAEDAPPFRPRRRSAESLLSLRPPALDDGPRLAPGSPPGSPRRRAGPGARCASASLLPDAFALTAFEREPQALRRQPASLGPFPVRALPRDGAQPGGDAAPPGGGGGAQRSPGPRPAAHAHSRTLRTGLSASWGEPGGLRAAGGGGGSISSFLSSPSESSGYVTLHSDSMGSAS; the protein is encoded by the exons ATGAGTGATGAGCGGCGGCTGCCTGGCAGCGCGGTGGGCTGGCTGGCCTGCGGAGGCCTCTCCCTGCTGGCCAACGCGTGGGGCATCCTCAGCGTGGGGGCCAAGCAGAAGAAGTGGAAGCCCCTGGAGTTCCTGCTGTGCATGCTCGCGGCCACCCACATGCTCAACGTGGCCGTGCCCATCGCCACCTACGCTGTGGTGCAGCTGCGGCGCCAGCGCCCCGACTACGAATGGAACGAGGGCCTCTGCAAGGTCTTCGTCTCCACCTTCTACACCCTCACCCTGGCCACCTGCTTCTCCGTCACCTCCCTCTCCTACCACCGCATGTGGATGGTCCGCTGGCCCGTCAACTACCG GCTAAGCAACGCCAAGAAGCAGGCGGTGCACACGGTCATGGGCATCTGGATGGTGTCCTTCATCCTGTCGGCACTGCCTGCCGTCGGCTGGCACGACACGAGCGAGCGCTTCTACACCCACGGCTGCCACTTCATCGTGGCTGAGATTGGCCTGGGCTTCGGCGTCTGCTTCCTGCTGCTGGTGGGCGGCAGCGTGGCCATGGGCGTGGTCTGCACGGCCATCGCCCTCTTCCAGACGCTGGCGGTGCAGGTGGGGCGCCGGGCCGACCGCCACGCCTTCACCGTGCCCACCATCGTGGTGGAGGACGCACAGGGCAAGCGCCGCTCCTCCATCGACGGCTCCGAGCCCGCCAGGACCTCGCTGCAGATCACCGGCCTGGTGGCCACCATCGTCGTCATATACGACTGCCTCATGGGCTTCCCTGTGCTG GTGGTGAGCTTCAGCAGCCTGTGGGCTGACGCCTCGGCGCCCTGGATGGCACTGTGTGTGCTCTGGTGCTCAGTGACCCAGGCCCTGCTGCTGCCCGTATTCCTCTGGGCCTGCGACCGCTACCGCGCTGACCTCAAGGCTGTCTGGGAGAAGTGCATGGCCCTCATGGCCAACGACGAGGACTCGGGTGACG AAACCAGCCTGGAAGGTGGCATCCCCCCAGACCTAGTGTTGGACCGCTCCCTGGACTACAGCTATGGGGGTGACTTTGTGGCCCTGGACAGGACGGCCAAGTATGAGCTCTCTGCCCTGGAGGGGGACCTGCCCCAGTTCTACCCTCTGCGGCCCTTGCAGGAGGACAAGATGCAGTACCTGCAG GTCCCGCCCACGCGACGCTTCTCCCACGATGACGCGGACGTGTGGGCCGCCGTTCCGCTGCCCACGTTCCTACCGCGCTGGGGCTCTGGCGAGGACCTGGCCGCCCTGGTGCTGCCTGGCGGGCCCGACCGGCGCCGCGGCGGCCTGCTGGCGGAGGACGCGCCCCCCTTCCGCCCGCGCCGTCGCTCGGCCGAGAGCCTGCTGTCGCTGCGTCCCCCGGCCCTGGACGACGGCCCGCGCCTCGCCCCCGGCTCGCCCCCCGGCAGCCCGCGCCGCCGCGCCGGGCCCGGCGCCCGCTGCGCCTCGGCCTCGCTGCTGCCCGACGCTTTCGCGCTGACCGCCTTCGAGCGGGAGCCACAGGCCCTGCGCCGCCAGCCCGCCTCGCTGGGGCCCTTCCCCGTCCGCGCCCTGCCCCGCGACGGCGCCCAGCCCGGCGGGGACGCGGCGCcccctggcggcggcggcggcgcgcaaCGGAGCCCCGGGCCGCGCCCGGCCGCACACGCGCATTCCAGGACCCTGCGGACCGGCCTGAGCGCGTCGTGGGGCGAACCCGGGGGCCTGCgcgcggcgggcggcggcggcggcagcatcAGCAGCTTCTTGAGCTCGCCCTCGGAGTCGTCGGGCTACGTCACGCTGCACTCGGACTCGATGGGTTCGGCGTCTTAG